Proteins co-encoded in one Accipiter gentilis chromosome 5, bAccGen1.1, whole genome shotgun sequence genomic window:
- the ARMT1 gene encoding damage-control phosphatase ARMT1 isoform X2 yields the protein MYRRIHAALAQNPPIDNFDVFKEGKAQNFFESQEAVIALCTYFQELLKNIKDLDEKQLQEELFKLLQVSLWGNKCDLSFSAGEDSSQKSSPLQSLENMIPYILVNDMEKLWSLLVNAKKRNTEKSNVRVDIILDNAGFELVSDLVLADFLLSSKLADEVHFHGKSIPWYVSDTTKHDFNWTIKQLQSANHMWMSRCGINWEGNLKKGVWVYRDHMFWTLPHDFSSMAEVAPDLYADLQKSNLLLFKGDLNYRKLTGDRKWEYTVPFHQALNKFHPAPLCSLRTLKSDTQAGLKPGQGEQIQASEPEWMVNGKYGVVQFDASL from the exons ATGTATCGAAGAATTCATGCAGCATTAGCACAGAA CCCACCTATTGATAACTTTGATGTATTTAAGGAAGGAAAGGCTCAAAATTTCTTTGAATCCCAAGAAGCTGTTATTGCCTTATGCACTTATTTTCAGGAACTTCTTAAAAACATCAAAGACCTAGATGAAAAACAACTTCAGGAGGAACTTTTTAAGCTATTGCAG GTATCATTGTGGGGCAATAAGTGTgacctttctttttcagctggtGAAGACAGCTCTCAGAAATCTAGTCCTTTACAATCCCTGGAAAACATGATACCTTACATCTTAGTGAATGATATGGAAAAACTTTGGTCACTACTTGTAAAcgccaaaaaaagaaatacagaaaaaagtaatGTTAGAGTTGACATAATCCTGGATAATGCTGGATTTGAACTTGTAAGTGATCTTGTGTTGGCTGACTTCCTGTTATCGTCAAAGCTAGCTGATGAAGTCCATTTTCATGGAAAAAGTATTCCATGGTATGTGTCAGATACCACAAAGCATGATTTTAACTGGACTATTAAACAACTGCAGTCAGCTAATCATATGTGGATGTCTAGATGTGGGATAAACTGGGAGGGCAATTTGAAAAAGGGAGTTTGGGTTTACCGTGATCACATGTTTTGGACTTTGCCGCATGACTTTTCCAGTATGGCTGAAGTTGCTCCTGACTTGTATGCTGATCTACAGAAGTCAAACTTGCTTCTTTTCAAAGGTGATCTAAACTATAGAAAATTAACAGGAGATAGAAAATGGGAATATACTGTTCCGTTTCATCAAGCCTTGAACAAGTTTCATCCTGCACCTCTCTGTAGCTTGAGAACACTGAAATCTGACACTCAGGCTGGCCTAAAACCTGGACAAGGTGAACAAATTCAGGCTTCTGAACCTGAATGGATGGTAAATGGAAAATATGGGGTAGTTCAGTTTGATGCTTCTCTCTAG
- the ARMT1 gene encoding damage-control phosphatase ARMT1 isoform X1: MFRIGTFVLRLFQKGVEAEKRAISFLSKLRNELQTDKPVTPLEDELPDAALWNQYLDYQRNLSNGNGGPSWFQSPWLYVECYMYRRIHAALAQNPPIDNFDVFKEGKAQNFFESQEAVIALCTYFQELLKNIKDLDEKQLQEELFKLLQVSLWGNKCDLSFSAGEDSSQKSSPLQSLENMIPYILVNDMEKLWSLLVNAKKRNTEKSNVRVDIILDNAGFELVSDLVLADFLLSSKLADEVHFHGKSIPWYVSDTTKHDFNWTIKQLQSANHMWMSRCGINWEGNLKKGVWVYRDHMFWTLPHDFSSMAEVAPDLYADLQKSNLLLFKGDLNYRKLTGDRKWEYTVPFHQALNKFHPAPLCSLRTLKSDTQAGLKPGQGEQIQASEPEWMVNGKYGVVQFDASL; the protein is encoded by the exons ATGTTCAGAATAGGAACTTTTGTTCTCCGCTTATTTCAGAAGGGTGTTGAAGCAGAGAAGAGAGCTATATCTTTCCTTTCCAAACTGCGGAATGAACTGCAAACAGACAAACCAGTGACCCCTTTAGAAGATGAGCTGCCTGATGCTGCACTGTGGAACCAATACCTAGACTACCAACGAAATTTATCAAATGGAAATGGAGGACCGAGTTGGTTTCAGTCCCCTTGGTTATATGTAGAGTGTTATATGTATCGAAGAATTCATGCAGCATTAGCACAGAA CCCACCTATTGATAACTTTGATGTATTTAAGGAAGGAAAGGCTCAAAATTTCTTTGAATCCCAAGAAGCTGTTATTGCCTTATGCACTTATTTTCAGGAACTTCTTAAAAACATCAAAGACCTAGATGAAAAACAACTTCAGGAGGAACTTTTTAAGCTATTGCAG GTATCATTGTGGGGCAATAAGTGTgacctttctttttcagctggtGAAGACAGCTCTCAGAAATCTAGTCCTTTACAATCCCTGGAAAACATGATACCTTACATCTTAGTGAATGATATGGAAAAACTTTGGTCACTACTTGTAAAcgccaaaaaaagaaatacagaaaaaagtaatGTTAGAGTTGACATAATCCTGGATAATGCTGGATTTGAACTTGTAAGTGATCTTGTGTTGGCTGACTTCCTGTTATCGTCAAAGCTAGCTGATGAAGTCCATTTTCATGGAAAAAGTATTCCATGGTATGTGTCAGATACCACAAAGCATGATTTTAACTGGACTATTAAACAACTGCAGTCAGCTAATCATATGTGGATGTCTAGATGTGGGATAAACTGGGAGGGCAATTTGAAAAAGGGAGTTTGGGTTTACCGTGATCACATGTTTTGGACTTTGCCGCATGACTTTTCCAGTATGGCTGAAGTTGCTCCTGACTTGTATGCTGATCTACAGAAGTCAAACTTGCTTCTTTTCAAAGGTGATCTAAACTATAGAAAATTAACAGGAGATAGAAAATGGGAATATACTGTTCCGTTTCATCAAGCCTTGAACAAGTTTCATCCTGCACCTCTCTGTAGCTTGAGAACACTGAAATCTGACACTCAGGCTGGCCTAAAACCTGGACAAGGTGAACAAATTCAGGCTTCTGAACCTGAATGGATGGTAAATGGAAAATATGGGGTAGTTCAGTTTGATGCTTCTCTCTAG